In one window of Frigoriglobus tundricola DNA:
- a CDS encoding M28 family peptidase, translated as MLPRVPVSRLALSAVIGGLCLLLTNRTPAAPLDPAPMPHMAAADLDRALVAEIKARSEIMKNLEYLSDRIGGRLTGSASLERANKWTAEKMKEYGLENVRLEPWEIPYGWERGKASMRLVEPGTGVELTVASAGWSPGTKGKVTGDVVILNARTKDDLQAYKGKLKNAVILRQPPAKVAPVTDLNSYLGGRPTPKKEEPKKEEPKKEELKKEEPKKDAKEAPPFVRYDVKNEQPKEQPKGQPKDQPKEQPKKGGEFGGFGGQFQTELNDFLKAEGAACVVSDSGKPHGLLVTTGGWRGDRAVAEEGIARVYMVHEHYALLWRLASRPKETTRVEVEISNKFVPGPIVVYNTIGEVRGSEKPDEIVVVGAHLDSWELASGTTDNGTGSCVVLETARVVAALAKKGEAPKRTIRFCLFTGEEQGLYGSRKYVEKYKADLPKHSVALVHDTGTGKVLGFGTQGRTNIIPFLEPHLESLKAVDGWKGLDAGRQGGTDHLPFESAGVPGFACRQDADEYRLTHHTQSDTFDKAKEPNLIQGAQVMAVTAMRIANLPELLPRK; from the coding sequence ATGCTGCCGCGTGTCCCCGTTTCGCGCCTCGCGCTGTCCGCCGTCATCGGCGGGCTGTGCCTCCTCCTGACCAACCGCACTCCCGCGGCGCCGCTCGACCCCGCCCCGATGCCGCACATGGCCGCGGCGGACCTGGACCGCGCGCTCGTGGCCGAGATCAAGGCGCGGTCGGAGATCATGAAGAACCTCGAGTACCTGTCCGACCGGATCGGCGGGCGGCTGACCGGGTCCGCGAGCCTGGAGAGGGCGAACAAGTGGACCGCCGAGAAGATGAAGGAGTACGGGCTGGAGAACGTCCGCCTGGAACCGTGGGAGATCCCCTACGGGTGGGAGCGCGGCAAGGCGAGCATGCGGCTCGTCGAGCCGGGCACCGGCGTCGAGCTGACCGTCGCCTCAGCGGGGTGGTCGCCCGGTACGAAGGGGAAGGTCACCGGCGACGTGGTCATCCTGAACGCCCGCACCAAGGACGATTTGCAGGCATACAAGGGGAAACTGAAGAACGCCGTCATCCTGCGTCAGCCGCCGGCCAAGGTCGCCCCGGTCACGGACCTGAACAGCTATCTGGGCGGCCGGCCCACTCCCAAGAAGGAGGAGCCGAAGAAAGAGGAGCCGAAGAAAGAGGAGCTGAAGAAAGAGGAGCCGAAGAAGGACGCCAAGGAGGCCCCGCCGTTCGTGCGGTACGACGTCAAGAACGAACAACCCAAGGAGCAGCCCAAGGGGCAACCGAAAGATCAACCCAAAGAGCAGCCGAAAAAGGGCGGCGAGTTCGGGGGCTTCGGGGGCCAGTTCCAGACCGAACTGAACGACTTCCTCAAGGCGGAAGGGGCGGCCTGTGTCGTTTCCGACTCGGGCAAGCCGCACGGGCTCCTCGTTACAACCGGCGGGTGGCGGGGTGATCGGGCCGTGGCGGAAGAGGGCATCGCCCGCGTGTACATGGTCCACGAGCACTACGCGCTGTTGTGGCGGCTCGCTTCGCGCCCGAAAGAGACCACGCGCGTGGAAGTGGAGATCAGCAACAAGTTCGTCCCCGGCCCGATCGTCGTTTACAACACCATCGGTGAGGTCCGCGGGAGCGAGAAGCCGGACGAGATCGTGGTGGTCGGCGCGCACCTCGACTCCTGGGAGCTCGCGAGCGGCACCACGGATAACGGGACCGGTAGTTGCGTGGTCCTGGAGACGGCGCGCGTGGTCGCGGCGCTGGCCAAGAAGGGCGAGGCGCCGAAGCGGACGATCCGGTTCTGTCTGTTCACCGGCGAGGAACAGGGGCTGTACGGGTCGCGGAAGTACGTGGAGAAGTACAAGGCCGATCTGCCGAAGCACTCGGTCGCGCTCGTCCACGACACCGGCACCGGCAAGGTGCTGGGGTTCGGCACGCAGGGCCGCACCAACATCATTCCGTTCCTGGAGCCGCACCTCGAATCGCTCAAGGCCGTGGACGGCTGGAAGGGGCTGGACGCCGGCCGCCAGGGCGGGACGGACCACTTGCCGTTCGAGAGCGCGGGCGTCCCGGGCTTCGCGTGCCGGCAGGACGCGGACGAGTACCGGCTGACGCACCACACGCAGAGCGACACGTTCGACAAGGCGAAGGAGCCGAACCTGATCCAGGGCGCGCAGGTGATGGCGGTGACCGCGATGCGGATCGCGAACCTGCCGGAACTGCTGCCGCGGAAGTAG